One Halichoerus grypus chromosome 1, mHalGry1.hap1.1, whole genome shotgun sequence genomic region harbors:
- the SLC25A42 gene encoding mitochondrial coenzyme A transporter SLC25A42, translating into MGNGVKESTARVREDAEAILPSPVNSKSDHRQVLSSLLSGALAGALAKTAVAPLDRTKIIFQVSSKRFSAKEAFRLLYFTYLNEGFFSLWRGNSATMVRVVPYAAIQFSAHEEYKRILGRYYGFRGEALPPGPRLLAGALAGTTAASLTYPLDLVRARMAVTPKEMYSNIFHVFIRISREEGLKTLYHGFTPTVLGVIPYAGLSFFTYETLKSLHREYSGRPQPYPFERMIFGACAGLIGQSASYPLDVVRRRMQTAGVMGHPHASIMHTLRAIVREEGAVRGLYKGLSMNWLKGPIAVGISFTTFDLMQILLRHLQS; encoded by the exons ATGGGTAATGGTGTGAAGGAGAGTACGGCGCGTGTGCGTGAGGATGCCGAGGCCATCCTGCCCTCACCCGTCAATTCCAAG AGTGATCACAGGCAAGTTCTCAGCTCCCTCCTGTCTGGGGCCCTGGCCGGTGCTCTTGCCAAAACGGCGGTAGCTCCCCTGGACCGAACCAAAATCATCTTCCAAG tgTCTTCAAAAAGATTTTCTGCCAAG gaggCCTTCAGGCTCCTCTACTTCACCTACCTCAACGAGGGTTTCTTCAGCCTGTGGCGCGGGAACTCGGCCACCATGGTGCGCGTGGTGCCCTACGCCGCCATCCAGTTCAGCGCCCACGAGGAGTACAAGCGCATCCTAGGCCGCTACTACGGCTTCCGCGGAGA AGCCCTGCCGCCTGGGCCGCGCCTCCTAGCGGGTGCACTGGCTGGAACGACCGCTGCTTCTCTGACCTACCCCCTGGACCTGGTCCGAGCCAGGATGGCCGTGACCCCAAAGGAAAT GTACAGCAACATCTTTCACGTCTTCATCCGCATCTCCCGAGAAGAGGGCCTGAAGACCCTCTACCACGGATTCACGCCCACCGTGCTGGGGGTCATTCCCTACGCGGGGCTGAGCTTCTTCACCTATGAGACGCTCAAGAGCCTGCACAGAG AGTACAGCGGCCGCCCGCAGCCCTACCCCTTCGAGCGCATGATATTTGGGGCCTGTGCCGGCCTCATCGGGCAGTCGGCCTCGTACCCGCTGGACGTGGTGCGGCGGCGCATGCAGACGGCTGGGGTCATGGGTCACCCGCACGCTTCCATCATGCACACGCTGCGTGCCATCGTGCGGGAGGAGGGCGCCGTGCGTGGCCTCTACAAGGGCCTGAGCATGAACTGGCTCAAGGGCCCCATCGCCGTGGGCATCAGCTTCACCACCTTCGACCTCATGCAGATCCTGCTGCGGCACCTGCAGAGCTAG